The Mercurialis annua linkage group LG7, ddMerAnnu1.2, whole genome shotgun sequence genome includes the window gttaaaagaaaaatttaaaagaaatattgtataagttaaagaaatgaaggattgagGCGATCATTAACCATGTTTCCTATTGATAATAGAGACAAAAACAAGAaggaataaataaattattggtttAAGTTAAGCATTAAATAGCAATGTATGCCATAATTTAAGAATGCAATCCGCATTCATGAATTGCGGATTGCCCCTAATTAGTAATTAAGGGCAATCCGCAATTCTAGATCGCGGATTGCCACTCAATCCGCGATTTTAGATCGCGGATTGCCACTCAATCCGCGATTTTAGATCGCGGATTGAGTGGACCCAGGCACTAaattggaattaattttttcacagacacaaaaatggaattttataattttcgtAGGCACTAATCCGTCAAAAACCCCAATTTGCCAATGTTAATTTTTAGAGGTTATTACTTTCGGCTCCTTGAGGTTTGACATATTATACTTATTAAGCTCtgacatttaaaaattataactagAGACCGAATTTCAAAGGACTCGGTGAGTATTGACACTTCGAAAGATTAGAATAAGGATCTAATTCCAAATGGATCTTATTCAAGATTTGGAATCCTAATCTAAATGCAGTACCGATCATTTAGACTCATCTAGAAGACTTAAATCTTCTAGAAGAAGACTACGTACGAGAATAAAATTTCTATTTGTAATCATATACCTGTTTGAAATCTACTAATATAAGGAGTTTGAGGCTAAAACCACAAATTGTATTCATTATGATtacttgaattcaaacaaaGACTGACTTAAACATTATAGTGCTAATCGGACAACTACCGTCCGAtcaacgttctaacttctctcaaGATGGTTCTGAGGACTATCTACGTATGTTTCATCCCCCAATGAATCTAATGTTATACCCATAGCCAAGAATCTAGTAATACCAAATGATTTGTTAGATTTATGACGATAATCGACATCAGTGACCTAAATATGCCAGCTCTAGTGGGGTTTGACCACCTTATATGTAGAATTTTTTATCAACATATGATACAATTACAGCTTCACCAGCATCCTGCCTCTACTCAccattcataaaattaaaatcatcttTGGTATTATAAACTCTGCTACCTTCAGGTTTCAAATTAGTAGCAGAAGACATTACAGAAGCACAATTTTTCTTTACTTCATAACTCTGTCATAGCTAGGGATAACAGTAGACTCGAAAACGGCTTTATCGGGGTTATATGAATTTCTAAACCCAGATAAAAACAATCCACACGAATACACAAGAACAACATAATTGATACATTTCTCATCATCATAGATTCACAAGATATATCAACCACACACTAGCTAAAAATAGCAAAATTTGATGAAAGAGAGTGTTTGTGGGAAGAGTTAAATCCACGACCTTGATAATTTGCTGTCcaacgcttatatcatttgagttataactcgttggtaaaaatcaaatgaatttgattaatcaattaatttaatttaatcgataaaaatataaagaataagTAATTAGAAGTAAATacaatgattaattaattttgttagcCAATTTGTTAAAACTCTTTGCcataatagaataattttttttactgttcAAACTAAACCAAGCTaataaaattaaccaaaattaatCAGTTAGTAATAGTGCACATTATAttgatcttgatttttttttggtgacgaggactcactctactgagccgaaactcaatatcattgtcaaatcccgggatgtggaccgcccgcaagcccacatacctggtAAATCCGGACTATAATGGCCAGCAACCCaacctcaaccactccatattaagaaagggcaTAGCCGGGggttcgaacccacgacctttgACGCCCAGATGGCTGAGACTTAGACCACTAGACCAAACCCGAGCGGACATTTGATTGATATTGATTTTGATAACAACTATAATGATATTATTTTCAGAGTAACAATAGAATTATAATATtgtttaattgaaaataaaaatactaaatttagATAATAGAagtataattttgtttaaaataaaaattggaacAAGTTGGATAGATTATACTAGCAGACATGGCTATAGTTAAATATGCTACAGAAAAGCTCTTATAGTATCTCGGGATTTGCACATAGCCACCAATGGCTCAGCCTTAGGCATTGCGAGTCCGATTCCCTCGGCCATATCAAGCTCTTCATCATTAACTCTCTTCCATTCAAAGCATTGAATCATAGTCCCTAATGCAACACCTACAAGGCGATTGGCTAGACCCATTCCGGGACATGCCCTCCGGCCGAACCCAAAGGGCATGAACTTGTAATTATAGCCTTGATCAGTTTGACCATGACTGCCTTCTTCGAATCTCTCGGGCTTGAATTTGACTGCATCATCCCATAGTCGAGGATCTCTATGTATAGCCCATGCGTTAACAAATAGTATTGTATTTTTCGGCACATTATACCCTTCAATAGTGCAATCGGACTTTGAGAAATGTGGAAGAAGAAGTGGGGCGGTTGGATATAATCGAGCAGCCTCCGATATGATATTCTGAAGATACGTCAATTTCGAAAGATCTGATTCCTCCATTAGGGTTTCTTGACCAATTTGAATGTCCAACTCGTTTTTTGCTTTTTGGAGTAGATCTGGATTGTTGAGCAGACTAGACATTGTCCATTCTATCGTAAGTGCAGTTGATTCCGTGCTTCCAAATATAATATCCTCAACATATACAATGTATTTATCaggaaaaattaataaaatgtaaTTGTTAGATATAGATCATGCGTATTTCATGTATAGACCAAATTAATCATCTGtaacataaataaattttataattttcggataaattagaaaaattatttcaaaaatgctaaaaacattcaattcatttgaattttaaaaggcAAGTTGGACTTACAATTTTCAGGAAAGTAAAAGTTCTTTAATGTTTTCCGGAAAATAAAACTGTACCTTCAACCAACCGAACGAGGCCTAAAtctaataaaactaaaaaataaaaacagagtTAAGAAATAGATTTGACTAACCAGTATAAGGCCCTTGATGATTTCATCTGAATGATGCTCTGGGTCTGATTCTTGCAAATCAAGAAGATGGCTGATCATCGTATGACCCAATTTTTCATCATTATTTCTTCTATTCTCATCAATCAGACCCTGCAATATTTCATCACTTTTTTTACCAAGTTCCCTCACTTTCTTCAAATAACCCTTATAATCAATCCACTGTAAGATTGGCAAAAAGTCTCCTGCATACGAAGCTTCCGCATACTAAAACGTCTCTGCTATCATTTCCCTGAACTCTCTCGCAGTTCGATCATCTCCGTACCTCTTCCCCGACACCATACGCATAATCGTATTAAAAGTTAGATCCGAAAGCATCGGTCTGAGCTCAATCTGAGCATAATCACCACTGGAAACATTATATAGTCTCGTTAATAGGCTCTTGATTTCGTCTCTTCGAATACTTAGAAACGAGTTGAGGCGATTCGTCGATAAGATTTCAAGAGCGCTTATTCGGCGAAGGTTACGCCAATGGTCCCCATATGGGGCGGTTACGAGCGTGGTGTGATTGTAGTTTAAGTACTTTCCCATGATCAAAGGAGGACGGTTGgctaaaacgacgtcgtttttgGTGAAACATTCTTTTACAGCGGATGGAGATGAGATAACGATTGCTGAGTATGATCCTAATTGTAGAGAGAAGATTGAACCGTATTTTTGAGAGAGATTGTGAAATGATCGGTGAATCGGCTGATTGAGAAGATGGAGATGACCGAGAACTGGAAGAGCTGGTGGGCTTGGTGGTAggtttttgattttggtttttcTGTGTAGCCAAAGCTTGAAAACAAGGATGAGGAAGATAAAAGAAAGTATGGTCAACAGAGTAACTATTTCCATGCTTGAATTCAGAAGTGCCTCTGTATTCAAGAATTTCTAAGGCTGACTTTAGGGGAAGAGatgatttcaaaaataacagTGAAGAACTACTAGTAAATTTGACTGCGTCTATATTAGAAAACTGCAAATTGTTATGAGATTCCACATGACTCACTCTATAAACTATTTTAGAGGAGCAAAAGGTCAACCAAATCTCGCAAATTTGTACCAATGAATTATAtgtcaaatgatataagcgtttTATAGCAAAGTGTTAGGTCGTGAGTTTAAATCGTCTCACAAGCGCTCCGCCTTCTCTAATTATCAAACAATAATCTCACAATTTGTAATTCTagatcaaataatttattttaatcaattaaagtaCTATCTATTTTTCGtgttaattaaagataaaattgtaCAATATATACAAGTTTAAGGATCTAATTTTGTTAATTAGCctaaaaataggaaatattGTCCTGAATGTACtctcaaattgaaaattttgtcCTTAATTATTCAAAATAGTATAGAGTGAGTTATTTATCCATGATTTACAAGTTCAGCAACCGAATTGGCCTTTTActcattttaaaagtatgaaattctatatttatatttttataaataataatatactcCAAGACCAAACATTACTGAATTTCTATCCAAATTCTGTTTATTCATACATATATGTAGCGATTCTACATAGATCAGCATATATAATACAGTCATAATGGTTTTTGTTTTCAAAGATTTAGTGTTCATGGGCAGGTTGAGACAAAATCTTGTTCATTACAGGTCGAGCTCTGCACATGGCCACTAATGGCTCAGCCTTAGGCAAAGTAAGTCCTCTGCCTTCTTTTATATCAACTTTTTCTTCACCAACCCTTTTCCACTCAAAGCATTGAACCAGTGACCCCAAAGTCAAACCGATCACCCGGTTTGCCAAACCAGCCCCCGGGCAAGACCTTCGACCCAACCCAAATGGCAATAGCTTAAAACTTTCACCTTCTCCATCATCAAATCTTTCAGGTTTAAAACTCAAGGCATCATCCCAAAGCGTAGGGTCTCTATGTATAGCCCATGCGTTAACCAATACCATCGCGTCACGTGGCACGTCGTATCCTCCAATAATGCAATCCTGAGATGCCACGTGTGGAACGAGAAGTGGAGTTACGGGATATAATCGAAGGGTTTCGAGGATTATTTTTCGGAGATATGGTAATTTGGAAAGATGAGGCTCGTCTAGTAAGCAATCTTGATGTTCAATTTGATTGTCTATTTCTTCTTTTAGGGTTTTTAGTGTGTTTGGATGATTTAGTAAGTTGGTCATTGCCCATTCTAATGCCACTGCTGATGTGTCTGTTCCCGCGAACATCAAGTTCTGTTAAATTTGGTTCagtaaattttgataaaattagatACTAGTACAAAACGTAAAAAAAGTAAGATATTTGAAATATACTCCATTGATATACTAAATTAAGATACTTCataattcttaattttaaagAGTACTTACGTATCCGTAAAATTTTGATGTTGTTACAATCTTTATCAATTCTGTTTCTTTTATCATCAAAATTGATGtgatttgaacattttattCGAAAAAAGAGTTAACCCGGCTCTTGAATTTGTGTTTTGaagtcaaataatttttttttaactttttttttataattaggggAAGAGGAGCGCTTGTGTGAGTAATCGAtcccacgacctagcagattgctgctcagcgcttataccatttgagctacaactcattgatattttttttcttttataatcaactaaatctcaaaatttatatttcgaGATCAAAAAAgtcacttttaactttttttaatcaacTAAATCTCTAAACTTGTGTCTTATAGTTAAATAAGTCACACGTTATATATATACCGATTTGGGATCTAGAAGTTAAAAAAATGGCTTTTTGGACCTTGAAATACAAATTTGAATATCTagttgacaaaaaaatattaaaaataatttatttgaccTCGAGATACAAATTTAAAAGACGGATTGACTTTTTgctcaattttattttgattagtcTTATAATAAAATTCGAGTGAGGAAAGAAGGGTGTATCTATTGATGTCACTGTTGCATCGAGATTGTATTTAAAGAGCaaaacattttaactttttttatttaataaaaaaatttaattaaaaaatagattatttcAAAAAGTCCATAAAATCATTAATAGATAAAccctttattatattaaattacaaatttatttaatatgacatttatataatagaaaaatacaGTCTATTGTCCTGGAAATAAAAGATACATACCATCTTACTTGAAGCGTAAGCAGTGACGTGCCTATCTTATCTTATAATCAAAAAACTCAATGAGTCAAATAAATATCGTCAAGGATAAAAATATGCAAAATTTAATATCCCTTATGGATATAGGTAAGaaacttgaatttaaaataaaagatcaattcggtttttaaatttgtattttaagattaaataaatatcttttaatatttttggattaattagATCTCTAAACTTAGAAAACAATTTAGGTAGaatcagtctaccacgtcatccatgGACTAAACCCATCACATAATGACACATCATTGAAATAatgacaatcttgtaaattcgtttcttatttatttacacattttaatagaaatattataagattgccatcattttaataatgtgtcataatatgacaggcttagtccacggatgacgtggtggactgaatctacctaaaaatttctcactTTGAAGTAAAATAAATCACGTTactcaattaaatttttaaatttgtgtcttAAAGTCAAATAAATTTCGGTTTGAATTTAGAGGTACAAAATTTTGAAGTTACTTGACCTAAATTTAAGAGAGTTTGAgatctaattaatttataaaataaaaaatgaattaaaaagtgACTTATTTGAtctcaaaatataaattttagtatcTAATTGAccttaaaaaacttaaaatatactCCCCCGTCTCATTTTATTTGTCCTATATCCTATTTTGAGATGTCCAAAAATAATTGTTACaattgtattatatataatacatatttttctcttttactCTATATATATGTTgacaatttatattttcaatgcAAAAAATTTAGACTATCAAGAAACATAATGAAgtacataatttaaaaaacatgttagtatttaattatttcttaatATGTATGAAAAAGATATaggacaaataaaatgggacggatAGAGTAATTATTTAATCTTGAGAAACAAATTTATAGAATTGACCTTTTGTTCCTTAAATTTGTATAAAGAAATTAAactgattcaattaaatttggATCAAATGTATCCAATAGAGATAAACTAAGTTCTTAATTTTTGAATCATTTAATATGTTTAACCTTAATAAGCAAAATTAGATCTAATTgattttaccaaataaatttatgaatcCAAAATGActactcataaaataaaacagAGCATACTGATGAACAGAAGAAAAACAGATTAGAAACAGAACACTTACCACCATAATTGACTTGATAATCTCATCGGTATAATATTCAGGTTCTGATTCTTGCGAAGCAAGAAGATGATCAATCAAAGTATTCCCACTCTCCAAATTTTCTTTCCTGGTTCGATGTTCATCAACCAATTTCTGCAAGAATCCATCAATTTTTCGAGCAAGTCTCTTCATCTTCCTTTTAAACATACCACCATCAACCCAATTCAAGATCGGAAAAAAATCCCTCGGATTTGAAGCTCCTAAATAAGAAGTCACCTCACTAATCATTTCCCTAAACTCCTTCGCCTGTTCTTCATCACTCACATCTTCCCCATGAAATCTTTTACCAGAAATCATTCTGACAATAATATTGAAAGTCAAATCTTTAAACATTGGTCTTAATTCCACCTTTGTAAAATCTTGAACAGACCCGTGTGATGATAGTTTAAACAATAGTCTCTTGATTTCGTCCTGTCGGATGCTTAAAAACATGTTAAGACGATGAGTTGAGAAAATCTCTGTCGACCCTATTCGGCGGAGGTTACGCCAGTGGTCTCCGTAAGAAGACTGAGTCATGGTGCTGTTATTGTAGCCTATGTATTTGCCTACTAGCGATTTCGGACGGTTGGCTAAGATGATGTCGTTTTTGCCGAAGCATTCTGCGACGGCGGAGGGTGATGAGATTACTACTACGGGACGAGAACCGAATCGGAGGAGGAAGATTGGGCCGTATTTTTGGGAGAGAGTGGAGAGGGTACGGTGCATAGGTGGTTTAGGGAGATGGAGGTGGCCGATAAACGGTAGCGCCGGGGGACTTGGAGGGAGGTTTTTGTGGGAGGTTTTTGATCGGTAGAATTTGAAAGCACATATGAGGATGAGAAGAGAAATAAAGGAGTAAAAGATTGCAGCTTCCATGcttgtttttcttgctatgcTAGCACAATATTTCAAGTACACCCACTCCACTATATATAACTTCAAGTTTTTTCTAAAggtcatttaaataaaatatttgagtACCAATTCACTTCATAAATTTTTGTAGCGGaagtaaaaaaaacataaagataatttaaaagttgttgatgaataaataatttcaacaattaacttctaaattttaaaagttgttgaTGAATAAATCATTTCAACAATTAACTTCTAAATTCTACTGATTTAAGAACGAATGTTAGAATTCAGACATCAAACTTCGTTGATTCAAAcgaattttgaaaaatacataGAAATTGTCTCACAAACATCAAAGTTGCTTTTTATTGTCGCATAACgttgtttaaatattaaatgaaaatcaACCGAGcataaaaaggaaataaaataatattagtctAAATATCTGACATAATCGAAATTTGTCATTTTGAAAGCCCAAATGATGAAATTCGGCCCAAAAGTGACGTAGGTCAAGAGCGAAGTTGATAAGTATCGATAGTTGGTTAGTGTCCAATAAATTCAGATCCAAAAACTGCCCAAATCGCTCACCTCCAACTTTAACAGAATTACAAAACTACCATTATGCCAACTTTTGTTCCCTTTTCTCTATGAAATCGAATTCCGTCTCCGCAACAACATCGATTTTCCTATAAgtatcaataaattaatttttaatagataattttctccattttttaatatttattaaccATTCTAAATTGTGGTAATTTCCTACAATACACTATTCGCTAACTTATTTACAACTTTATCTTGGTGTCTTGAAGAAGAAACATCCTTGCATATTATTATTCATTGTTCTTTCGCTTGGCGCACTTGGTCGATTATTATCGGATTGAGTAATAATATTTGGGTGGCTCCTTATTCCATTGACAATTTTTTCAAGCAGTGGACAATCATTTCCAGCAGAAAGTATCAAGAGTTATGGAAACTTATTTGGTTCTACGTTATTTGGGATTTGTGGAATGCAAGGAACAAGAGGATCTTTAACAATGAGTTTATATCTCCAGAGAGGTTATCGTATCATTCAATAAGCAAGGCGGTTTTGTTCTATAAGTCGTTCCATCCGAGATTTTCCTTTTCATGTAGTGATGTTTTTCGAAATTTGAGTTATTTTTGTAACCAAGTTTGACGATTGAGTTTCGCTTTCTCGTTTTTTCGCCTTCCACTCCTTGTGGTTGAGCTAATACATctatcatttatcaaaaaaaaaagttttgacttttctttttttattttttttatttacgaaaaatatcttttttttccttttaatttcacaaatacctttttcggtttacaatttcggttttcggttttttcgattcggtcgaccgaaccgaccgattgcacaatcctatttttcaatttttaataattttttttgtatcgattttttttctggaattttttttatttttttatattgtaacaatagtgtatatatattgtttttatggtgttttatatagtgtaacattagtgtatatataatgtatatatagtgtatttatagtgtatttatcgcattttgtagtgttttttgtggtctacaccatgaaacactacaaatacaccataaacactataaatgcactatatatacactaaaaacggcagaaatacactataaatacaccaaaaatacactaaaacgtaaatatattataaaattactacaaatgcaccataaatcaatttgttgtttacaaaatcagtagcaataaacaaatctatgaataagagaagataaaataaataattatattaataatagaacaattttataaataaaaagttatagatctacaataatttatttataaaatatttaaatcattataaaaaatctaaaaaattacacaaatctaaaaacgagttgAGAAATTCATAGCGCGAACGAAAGAgtcgaacggactagcgcgaacggaatagacgaacggaaaaacgacgagaaatccatcggaagcaGACGAACGGAAGTgcgaccggaaagacgaacggaaaagacgaacggaaaagtaatcggaggagaaactgaaaatcaaatgaaaaagaagaagaaaagaagaaaaaaagaagcgAGAACtttaagaaaaaaagagagagaagatAGAGAAAAAAGAGTGGCTAcgtaaaaatttaacctaaaatgagatatgacttttttatatagtatgtattttttgtaaataagttaaaaaaataggtAGCGTAGGAAATAAAGGAAATATGGGCCAAAAACAGATATTTAGAAAATAATCCCTTCTAAATTTTGATAACTAATTCAACATTTGAGATTAATTgttatttctaaaattaaaatatcaaaagttTCTTTGAGAGAAAAACAATTAGAACTTAATCGATAAACTTTAACAAATTTATGGGATAATTGACTCCAAAGGTATCCAAACTATCGCTTTAATATATTTTGggtattaaatttttgattttatttcatttcgattactagaatttatttttattttaactaagaTGTTCAGGCCAAAATGATGAAGTGACACCTAATATTTCCATATGGCAACCGTTTTTTGCTTGAATATTTCTGAAAATGTGTCATTTATacataatttcaatttatcAGAGACTTTTCTGGTCAAATTTTGCATACATATAAAGTTTTTAGACAAATAAACAAGTACAAATCggctgtaatttttttaaaaaatttccagtttaaataaaattaaattttaaaaaccatGTTACAAATTTCCGGTTTGTATTTAACTT containing:
- the LOC126655687 gene encoding cytochrome P450 81Q32-like, which produces MTFRKNLKLYIVEWVYLKYCASIARKTSMEAAIFYSFISLLILICAFKFYRSKTSHKNLPPSPPALPFIGHLHLPKPPMHRTLSTLSQKYGPIFLLRFGSRPVVVISSPSAVAECFGKNDIILANRPKSLVGKYIGYNNSTMTQSSYGDHWRNLRRIGSTEIFSTHRLNMFLSIRQDEIKRLLFKLSSHGSVQDFTKVELRPMFKDLTFNIIVRMISGKRFHGEDVSDEEQAKEFREMISEVTSYLGASNPRDFFPILNWVDGGMFKRKMKRLARKIDGFLQKLVDEHRTRKENLESGNTLIDHLLASQESEPEYYTDEIIKSIMVNLMFAGTDTSAVALEWAMTNLLNHPNTLKTLKEEIDNQIEHQDCLLDEPHLSKLPYLRKIILETLRLYPVTPLLVPHVASQDCIIGGYDVPRDAMVLVNAWAIHRDPTLWDDALSFKPERFDDGEGESFKLLPFGLGRRSCPGAGLANRVIGLTLGSLVQCFEWKRVGEEKVDIKEGRGLTLPKAEPLVAMCRARPVMNKILSQPAHEH